In Primulina eburnea isolate SZY01 chromosome 3, ASM2296580v1, whole genome shotgun sequence, one DNA window encodes the following:
- the LOC140826785 gene encoding LOW QUALITY PROTEIN: probable protein arginine N-methyltransferase 3 (The sequence of the model RefSeq protein was modified relative to this genomic sequence to represent the inferred CDS: deleted 1 base in 1 codon), which produces MATHRGEDEVVHTGISPMHHCMEPEVIEEEEEEDQNWDDWEAEDEAVEDASASESQLRCLFCDYCYSSCSSLFEHCASIHRFDFGEIKRSLSLDFYQCFKLINHVRSQVSENKCWSCAMICQSKEELQNHLHKNTNFEHNVLPWNDDIYLNPFLPDDALLYRFGEEDEDEDGDAMPIDKEELETYLSQIESISIHDIGVSDKYTSNFTIPRENGEKEVVCSFDKDVNGISPEMVVLNGACNETGGISSHRNWKMRCVLLSSSEIAANKIKNINKNYFGAYSSYGIHREMISDKARTDAYRQAILENPSLLRNAVVMDVGCGTGILSLFAAQAGASKVIAVEASEKMAAVATQVAKDNGLLLTRSEISKNGVIEVVPGMVEELYNDDHIKPHSIDVLLSEWMGYCLLYESMLSSVLFARDQWLKPGGAILPDTATIFVAGFGRGGTSLPFWENVYGFNMSCIGQEIVEDACRFPIIDVIDSIDIITTTGVLQTFDLVTMQTKDMEFTSEVELDTKLVTSLINTTCSKLETAWCYGVVLWFETGFTKRFCREKPNVLSTSPYDPSTHWSQTILTFREPIAMGSSIGSEKLAAVGTNECPAARIQSRISIVRSTQHRAIDISMELTGIGHDGRRRSWPAQMFNLR; this is translated from the exons ATGGCGACTCACCGAGGAGAAGATGAAGTAGTTCACACTGGAATAAGCCCAATGCATCATTGCATGGAGCCTGAAGTTATCGAAGAAGAGGAGGAAGAAGATCAGAATTGGGATGATTGGGAAGCTGAAGACGAAGCCGTGGAGGATGCCTCCGCTTCAGAATCCCAGTTGCGCTGTCTGTTCTGTGACTATTGCTACAGTTCATGCAGCTCTCTTTTCGAGCACTGTGCTTCAATTCACCGCTTTGACTTCGGCGAGATTAAGAGATCGCTGAGCTTGGATTTCTATCAATGCTTCAAGCTCATCAATCACGTTAGGTCGCAG GTTTCAGAAAACAAATGTTGGAGTTGTGCGATGATATGTCAATCGAAGGAAGAACTGCAAAATCACCTACACAAGAATACTAACTTTGAACACAATGTTTTACCTTGGAATGATGATATATATCTTAACCCATTTCTTCCAGATGATGCATTATTGTATAGGTTTGGTGAAGAGGACGAAGACGAGGATGGAGATGCTATGCCCATTGACAAAGAGGAGCTGGAGACTTATTTATCTCAAATTGAGAGCATCAGCATCCATGACATTGGTGTTTCTGATAAATACACATCAAACTTCACGATTCCTCGTGAGAATGGGGAAAAGGAGGTTGTATGTTCGTTTGACAAGGACGTGAATGGAATATCTCCGGAAATGGTAGTACTAAATGGTGCA TGTAATGAAACTGGTGGAATCTCTTCACATAGAAATTGGAAAATGAGATGTGTTTTGCTTTCTTCTTCCGAAATCGCCGCAAACAAGATTAAGAATATAAACAAGAATTATTTTGGTGCATATAGTTCATATGGTATCCACCGTGAGATGATCAGCGATAAG GCAAGAACAGATGCTTACAGACAAGCTATCTTGGAAAATCCTTCTTTGCTAAGAAATGCGGTTGTTATGGATGTCGGTTGTGGAACTGGGATTCTAag TCTATTCGCAGCCCAAGCAGGAGCTTCAAAAGTTATTGCTGTTGAAGCTAGCGAGAAGATGGCTGCAGTGGCTACTCAG GTGGCAAAAGATAATGGTTTGCTGCTGACCAGAAGCGAAATCAGCAAAAATGGGGTCATTGAAGTGGTTCCAGGCATGGTCGAAGAGCTATACAACGATGACCATATCAAACCTCATAGCATAGACGTGTTATTGAGTGAATGGATGGGCTATTGCCTGTTGTATGAGTCAATGCTCAGCTCTGTTCTTTTTGCACGGGATCAATGGTTAAAGCCTGGAGGTGCCATTCTTCCGGACACAGCTACTATT TTTGTTGCTGGTTTTGGAAGAGGAGGGACCAGTCTTCCGTTCTGGGAGAATGTATATGGTTTCAATATGTCTTGCATAGGGCAAGAGATTGTTGAAGATGCTTGCCGGTTTCCTATAATTGATGTAATCGACAGTATCGACATTATCACGACTACTGGAGTTTTGCAG ACCTTTGACCTGGTGACAATGCAAACTAAGGATATGGAATTTACGTCAGAAGTTGAACTCGATACTAAGTTGGTTACTTCCTTGATCAATACTACATGTTCTAAACTAGAAACTGCTTGGTGTTATGGAGTTGTTTTGTGGTTCGAAACCGGATTTACGAAGAGGTTTTGTAGAGAAAAACCAAACGTTTTGTCCACGTCTCCTTATGATCCAAGTACACATTGGTCGCAGACTATCCTAACTTTTCGTGAACCAATTGCTATGGGGTCCAGTATTGGTAGTGAGAAATTGGCGGCAGTTGGAACAAATGAGTGTCCTGCTGCGAGAATACAATCTCGCATCAGTATTGTCCGTTCTACTCAACATCGAGCCATCGACATTTCCATGGAGCTTACTGGGATTGGGCACGATGGTAGAAGACGTAGTTGGCCAGCTCAAATGTTCAATCTCAGATAA